A stretch of Falco rusticolus isolate bFalRus1 chromosome 2, bFalRus1.pri, whole genome shotgun sequence DNA encodes these proteins:
- the POU4F1 gene encoding POU domain, class 4, transcription factor 1 codes for MMSMNSKQPHFAMHPTLPEHKYPSLHSSSEAIRRACLPTPPLQSNIFASLDETLLARAEALAAVDIAVSQGKSHPFKPDATYHTMNSVPCTSTSTVPLAHHHHHHHHHHQALEPGDLLDHITSPSLALMPGGGGGGGGGGGGHDGAGGGGGGAGGGGGGGGGGGGGGGLISTSAHPHSHMHGLGHLSHPAAMNMPSGLPHPGLVAAHHGAAGQVASAAAVVGAAGLASICDSDTDPRELEAFAERFKQRRIKLGVTQADVGSALANLKIPGVGSLSQSTICRFESLTLSHNNMIALKPILQAWLEEAEGAQREKMNKPELFNGGEKKRKRTSIAAPEKRSLEAYFAVQPRPSSEKIAAIAEKLDLKKNVVRVWFCNQRQKQKRMKFSATY; via the exons ATGATGTCCATGAACAGCAAACAGCCGCATTTTGCCATGCATCCCACCCTACCTGAGCACAAATACCCCTCTCTACACTCCAGCTCGGAAGCAATAAGAAGAGCATGTCTACCAACTCCTCCG ctgcagagcaataTCTTCGCCAGCCTCGATGAGACGCTGCTGGCGCGGGCCGAGGCTCTGGCCGCCGTCGACATCGCCGTCTCGCAGGGCAAGAGCCACCCGTTCAAGCCGGATGCCACCTACCACACCATGAACAGCGTGCCCTGCACCTCCACCTCCACCGTGCCCCTGGcgcaccaccaccaccaccaccaccaccaccaccaggcGCTGGAGCCCGGCGACCTCCTCGACCACATCACCTCCCCCTCCCTGGCGCTCATGcccggcggaggcggcggcggcggaggcggcggcggcggccacgacggggcgggaggcggcggcggcggggccggcggcggagggggcggcggcggcggcggcgggggcggcggcggcctcATCTCCACCTCGGCCCACCCGCACTCGCACATGCACGGCCTGGGCCATCTCTCGCACCCGGCCGCCATGAACATGCCGTCGGGGCTGCCGCACCCGGGGCTGGTGGCCGCGCACCACGGGGCCGCGGGGCAGGTGGcctcggcggcggcggtggTGGGGGCGGCTGGCTTGGCCTCCATCTGCGACTCGGACACGGACCCGCGGGAGCTGGAGGCCTTCGCCGAGCGCTTCAAGCAGCGCCGCATCAAGCTGGGGGTGACCCAGGCCGACGTGGGCTCGGCGCTGGCCAACCTGAAGATCCCGGGGGTGGGCTCCCTCAGCCAGAGCACCATCTGCCGCTTCGAGTCCCTCACCCTCTCCCACAACAACATGATCGCCCTCAAACCCATCCTGCAGGCCTGGCTGGAGGAGGCCGAGGGCGCCCAGCgggaaaaaatgaacaagcCCGAGCTCTTCAACGGGGGCGAGAAGAAGCGCAAGCGGACTTCCATCGCCGCCCCGGAGAAGCGCTCCCTGGAGGCTTACTTCGCCGTCCAGCCCCGGCCCTCCTCCGAGAAGATCGCCGCCATCGCCGAGAAATTGGACCTCAAAAAGAACGTGGTGCGGGTTTGGTTTTGCAACcagagacagaagcagaaacGGATGAAATTTTCCGCCACCTACTAg